A region from the Rhinoderma darwinii isolate aRhiDar2 chromosome 2, aRhiDar2.hap1, whole genome shotgun sequence genome encodes:
- the LOC142742933 gene encoding gap junction alpha-4 protein-like yields MGDWEFLEKLLDQVQEHSTGFGKVWLILLFIFRILILGLAGESVWGDEQSDFVCNTDQPGCPNVCYDKAFPISHVRFWVLQFLFVSTPTLFYLGHVIYLSRKEEKLKQKEEELRAISDKDHQVDQAIAVIEKKRLKICIQEDGRVKIRGALMYTYVTSVIFKSIFEAGFLLGQWYLYGFVMPAVYVCERKPCPHKVDCFVSRPMEKTIFILFMLVVSLISLLLNLLELIHLVFKSMLHTLRKYSPYNSNPRYPKEEDVYPNKCPETATAPFHDKSYMYLPMSENIPYPGYKIQNEDNWANFNTEKQIAMHVGKQANLEHYASSFTPVPTSSHAVVENQPSRASSSASKQQYV; encoded by the coding sequence ATGGGGGACTGGGAATTTCTTGAAAAGTTGCTGGACCAGGTGCAAGAACACTCCACTGGCTTTGGAAAGGTCTGGCTAATATTGCTGTTTATCTTCCGCATATTGATTCTCGGTCTTGCAGGCGAATCGGTTTGGGGAGACGAACAATCAGATTTTGTCTGCAATACAGACCAACCTGGGTGCCCAAATGTGTGTTATGACAAAGCCTTTCCAATCTCTCATGTACGATTCTGGGTACTTCAGTTTCTCTTTGTTAGCACCCCGACATTATTTTATCTGGGCCACGTGATCTATTTGTCTAGAAAAGAGGAGAAGCTCAAGCAAAAGGAGGAGGAGCTAAGAGCTATAAGTGACAAAGATCATCAAGTGGACCAAGCCATAGCAGTAATAGAAAAGAAACGGCTAAAAATTTGCATTCAGGAAGATGGCCGAGTTAAAATCAGGGGAGCTCTGATGTATACATATGTTACAAGCGTCATTTTCAAAAGTATATTTGAAGCTGGCTTCCTGCTTGGTCAGTGGTACCTTTATGGTTTTGTTATGCCCGCTGTATATGTATGTGAAAGAAAACCATGTCCTCACAAAGTGGATTGCTTTGTGTCTAGACCCATGGAGAAAACCATTTTCATCCTTTTTATGTTAGTGGTGTCACTTATTTCTCTTCTACTCAACCTTCTAGAACTCATCCATCTAGTCTTCAAGAGTATGCTACACACCTTGAGAAAATATTCCCCTTACAATTCTAACCCAAGGTACCCGAAAGAAGAAGATGTTTACCCTAATAAATGCCCTGAAACTGCTACTGCTCCTTTTCATGACAAATCTTACATGTACCTTCCCATGAGTGAAAACATTCCCTACCCAGGATACAAAATTCAGAATGAGGACAACTGGGCTAATTTCAATACAGAAAAACAAATAGCAATGCACGTTGGAAAACAAGCAAATCTTGAACATTATGCTAGTAGTTTcactcctgtgcctaccagttcaCATGCAGTAGTAGAGAATCAACCAAGTAGAGCCAGTAGCTCGGCCTCTAAGCAACAATATGTTTGA